Proteins from one Streptomyces sp. NBC_00289 genomic window:
- a CDS encoding carbohydrate ABC transporter permease yields the protein MAPPRSFHWSRRIFLTLLTGFVLLPVYVMVSSSLKPLADVTGEFRWLPSGLTVRPYIDIWSTVPLARYFVNSLIVAGAATVCSVVIAVFSAYAVSRYDFRGKRVFTVTVLSTQMFPGILFLLPLFLLYVNIGNATGIALFGSRGGLILTYLTFSLPFSIWMLIGYFDSVPRDLDEAALVDGCGPLGALFRVVVPAAIPGIVAVAVYAFMTAWGEVLFASVMTNDTTRTLAVGLQGYSTLNDVYWNQIMAASLVVSLPVVAGFLLLQRYLVAGLTAGAVK from the coding sequence ATGGCCCCGCCGCGGTCCTTCCACTGGTCCCGGCGGATCTTCCTCACCCTGCTCACCGGCTTCGTCCTGCTGCCCGTGTACGTCATGGTCTCCAGTTCCCTGAAGCCCCTCGCCGACGTCACGGGCGAGTTCCGCTGGCTGCCGAGCGGCCTCACCGTCCGCCCGTACATCGACATCTGGTCGACGGTCCCGCTCGCGCGTTACTTCGTGAACTCGCTGATCGTGGCGGGCGCGGCGACGGTCTGCTCGGTGGTCATCGCGGTCTTCTCCGCGTACGCCGTCAGCCGCTACGACTTCCGCGGCAAGCGCGTCTTCACGGTCACCGTCCTGTCGACGCAGATGTTCCCCGGCATCCTCTTCCTGCTCCCGCTCTTCCTCCTCTACGTCAACATCGGCAACGCCACCGGCATCGCCCTGTTCGGCTCCCGCGGCGGCCTGATCCTGACGTACCTCACCTTCTCCCTGCCGTTCTCGATCTGGATGCTGATCGGGTACTTCGACTCGGTGCCGCGCGACCTGGACGAGGCGGCGCTGGTGGACGGCTGCGGCCCGCTCGGCGCGCTGTTCCGCGTGGTCGTGCCGGCCGCGATCCCCGGCATCGTCGCGGTCGCCGTCTACGCGTTCATGACCGCCTGGGGCGAGGTCCTCTTCGCCTCCGTCATGACCAACGACACCACCCGCACCCTCGCCGTCGGCCTCCAGGGCTACTCCACGCTCAACGACGTGTACTGGAACCAGATCATGGCCGCCTCGCTGGTCGTCAGCCTCCCCGTGGTCGCCGGCTTCCTGCTGCTCCAGCGCTATCTCGTCGCCGGGCTGACGGCGGGCGCCGTCAAGTGA
- a CDS encoding carbohydrate ABC transporter permease, with translation MTTTATAEAAVRKNPSGPGTAAARGPRRRRTDRIRRIGLPYLLLLPALVLELLVHLVPMVIGIVMSFRELTQFYIRDWGTAPWSGLDNYSVSVDFDAPVGEALLHSFLVTVAFTLLSVALCWLIGTAAAIYMQDTFRGRGLLRALFLVPYALPVYTAVITWVFMFQHDNGLVNHVLHDQLHLTDKPSFWLIGDNAFYALLTVSVWKGWPFAFLIVMAGLQNIPRELYEAAALDGAGMWQQIRRITLPSLRPVNQVLVLVLFLWTFNDFNTPFVLFGRTAPEAADLISVHIYQASFVTWNFGTGSAMSVLLLLFLLVVTGGYLVLTSRGRRATTDA, from the coding sequence GTGACGACCACTGCCACCGCAGAGGCCGCCGTGCGCAAGAACCCCTCCGGTCCCGGTACGGCGGCGGCGCGCGGACCGCGCCGCCGCCGTACCGACCGGATCCGCCGCATCGGACTGCCCTACCTGCTGCTCCTGCCCGCCCTGGTCCTCGAACTCCTCGTCCACCTCGTGCCGATGGTGATCGGCATCGTGATGAGCTTCAGGGAACTCACCCAGTTCTACATCCGCGACTGGGGCACCGCGCCCTGGTCCGGCCTCGACAACTACTCCGTGTCGGTGGACTTCGACGCCCCCGTCGGCGAGGCGCTGCTGCACTCGTTCCTGGTCACCGTCGCCTTCACCCTGCTCTCCGTCGCCCTGTGCTGGCTGATCGGCACCGCGGCCGCGATCTACATGCAGGACACCTTCCGCGGCCGTGGCCTGCTGCGCGCCCTGTTCCTCGTCCCGTACGCCCTGCCGGTGTACACGGCCGTCATCACCTGGGTCTTCATGTTCCAGCACGACAACGGCCTGGTGAACCACGTCCTGCACGACCAGCTGCACCTCACCGACAAGCCCTCCTTCTGGCTCATCGGCGACAACGCCTTCTACGCCCTGCTCACCGTGTCGGTGTGGAAGGGCTGGCCGTTCGCCTTCCTCATCGTCATGGCCGGTCTGCAGAACATCCCCCGCGAGCTGTACGAGGCGGCCGCCCTGGACGGCGCTGGGATGTGGCAGCAGATCCGCCGCATCACCCTGCCGTCCCTGCGCCCGGTCAACCAGGTGCTGGTCCTCGTCCTGTTCCTGTGGACCTTCAACGACTTCAACACACCGTTCGTCCTGTTCGGCCGGACGGCGCCGGAGGCGGCGGACCTCATCTCGGTGCACATCTACCAGGCGTCCTTCGTCACCTGGAACTTCGGCACCGGCTCCGCCATGTCCGTCCTGCTCCTGCTGTTCCTGCTCGTCGTGACGGGCGGCTACCTCGTGCTCACCTCGCGCGGACGGAGGGCCACCACCGATGCCTAG
- a CDS encoding ABC transporter substrate-binding protein has protein sequence MRSIRAAAVGAVTLSLALAASACGGGSSTGGSDDSPKTLTYWASNQGASIEIDKKVLQPELDKFEKQTGVKVKLEVVPWSDLLNRILTATTSGQGPDVLNIGNTWSASLQATGGLLPWDAKNFAAIGGRDRFVDSALGSTGAQGKDPAAVPLYSMAYALYYNKKAFADAGIAGPPATWDELIADGKKLSKDGKWGLGAEGSNPSENIHHAFVFAKQHGADFFTADGKADFTNSGVVSAVKQYVDLMAKDKIIAPGNAEYAQNQSVSDFAKGKNAMLLWQSASANLTSQGMNEADYGIAPVPVQSGTPGTGANVNSMVAGINLAVFKNTDNLSGARKFVKFMTGDAEQKILNTAYSSIPPVKTAQSDPAFNSPANSVLKDTLAGSAAALPQVADESQFETAVGTAIKSLFADAAAGRAVTDESVKAKLEKAQQQMPTK, from the coding sequence ATGCGCAGCATCCGAGCCGCGGCCGTAGGCGCCGTCACCCTCTCTCTCGCGCTCGCCGCCTCGGCCTGCGGCGGCGGTTCGTCGACGGGCGGGTCCGACGACTCGCCCAAGACGCTCACCTACTGGGCCTCCAACCAGGGCGCCAGCATCGAGATCGACAAGAAGGTCCTCCAGCCCGAACTCGACAAGTTCGAGAAGCAGACGGGCGTCAAGGTGAAACTGGAGGTCGTCCCCTGGTCGGACCTGCTGAACCGGATCCTCACCGCGACCACCTCCGGCCAGGGCCCCGACGTCCTCAACATCGGCAACACCTGGAGCGCCTCACTGCAGGCCACGGGGGGACTGCTGCCGTGGGACGCGAAGAACTTCGCCGCGATCGGCGGCCGGGACCGCTTCGTCGACTCGGCGCTCGGCTCCACCGGAGCGCAGGGCAAGGACCCGGCCGCCGTACCGCTGTACTCGATGGCGTACGCGCTCTACTACAACAAGAAGGCGTTCGCCGACGCCGGCATCGCCGGTCCGCCGGCCACCTGGGACGAGCTGATCGCCGACGGCAAGAAACTCTCCAAGGACGGCAAGTGGGGCCTGGGCGCGGAGGGTTCCAACCCGTCGGAGAACATCCACCACGCCTTCGTGTTCGCCAAGCAGCACGGCGCCGACTTCTTCACCGCCGACGGCAAGGCCGACTTCACCAACAGCGGGGTCGTCAGCGCCGTCAAGCAGTACGTCGACCTGATGGCCAAGGACAAGATCATCGCGCCGGGCAACGCGGAGTACGCCCAGAACCAGTCCGTGAGCGACTTCGCCAAGGGCAAGAACGCGATGCTGCTGTGGCAGTCCGCGTCCGCCAACCTCACGTCCCAGGGCATGAACGAGGCCGACTACGGCATCGCCCCCGTTCCCGTGCAGTCCGGCACCCCCGGTACCGGCGCCAACGTCAACTCCATGGTCGCCGGCATCAACCTGGCCGTCTTCAAGAACACCGACAACCTCAGTGGCGCGCGGAAGTTCGTGAAGTTCATGACCGGCGACGCGGAACAGAAGATCCTCAACACCGCGTACAGCTCCATCCCGCCGGTGAAGACCGCCCAGTCGGACCCCGCCTTCAACAGCCCGGCGAACTCCGTCCTCAAGGACACCCTCGCCGGCAGCGCCGCCGCCCTGCCCCAGGTCGCCGACGAGTCGCAGTTCGAGACGGCCGTAGGTACCGCGATCAAGAGTTTGTTCGCCGACGCGGCCGCCGGACGGGCGGTCACCGACGAGTCGGTGAAGGCGAAGCTCGAGAAGGCCCAGCAGCAGATGCCGACGAAGTGA
- the fusA gene encoding elongation factor G: MRTHTDPLTSVRNLGILAHVDAGKTTVTERILYTTGATHRRGEVHDGTTVTDFDPQERDRGITIFAAAVSCAWNGHRINLIDTPGHVDFADEVERSLRVLDGAVAVFDAVAGVEPQSESVWRQADRHGVPRIAFVNKLDRAGADLDTAVASIRERLHPAPLVVQLPIGTEHGFSGVVDLLRLRALTWAEATEAAEEGPVPEELREEARRRRRLLEEAVAELHPGALEEFCERSALAPETLAAALRELTRSGDGLVVLCGSAYRNRGIEPLLDAVVAYLPSPLDVPAVRGTHDGAEQERAADPAGPLAALAFKVNATTTGRLTYLRIYSGTLERGDTVWDAGAGRTERVGRILRVQADRHERLDRAVAGDIVAVAGLKSARVGATLCAPGAPLVLEPPGVAEPVVSVAVEARGATDGDRLATALARLAEEDPSLVVRTDPETGQTVLSGMGELHLEVAVEKLRRAHGLAVTVGRPRVSYRETVARGVSGLVFRHVKQDGGAGQFAHVVLDVEPLDQAAGFEFRSAVVGGRVPQEYVRAVEAGCRDALGDGPLGGHPVTGLRVTLTDGATHVKDSSETAFRTAGRLGLREALRACVSVLLEPVVEVTVTVPDDAVGGVLGDLAARRGRVSGSVARAGTAAVTATVPLAELFGYATRLRSRTQGRGTFTARPAGYAPAPAVTPAR, translated from the coding sequence GTGCGCACCCACACCGACCCGCTCACCTCCGTCCGCAACCTGGGCATCCTCGCCCACGTCGACGCCGGCAAGACCACCGTCACCGAGCGGATCCTCTACACCACCGGAGCCACGCACCGGCGCGGTGAGGTCCATGACGGCACCACCGTCACCGACTTCGACCCGCAGGAGCGCGACCGGGGGATCACCATCTTCGCCGCGGCGGTCAGCTGCGCCTGGAACGGCCACCGGATCAACCTGATCGACACGCCGGGCCATGTCGACTTCGCCGACGAGGTGGAGCGTTCGCTGCGTGTCCTCGACGGCGCGGTCGCGGTCTTCGACGCCGTCGCCGGGGTCGAGCCGCAGAGCGAGTCCGTGTGGCGGCAGGCCGACCGGCACGGCGTGCCGAGGATCGCGTTCGTCAACAAACTCGACCGCGCGGGCGCCGACCTCGACACGGCCGTCGCCTCGATCCGGGAGCGGCTGCACCCGGCCCCGCTGGTGGTGCAGTTGCCCATCGGGACGGAGCACGGTTTCTCCGGCGTCGTCGATCTGCTCCGGCTGCGTGCGCTGACCTGGGCCGAGGCGACGGAAGCGGCCGAGGAGGGGCCCGTACCGGAGGAGTTGCGTGAGGAGGCGCGGCGGCGGCGCCGGCTGTTGGAGGAGGCGGTGGCGGAACTCCACCCGGGAGCACTGGAGGAGTTCTGTGAGCGCTCCGCCCTCGCACCGGAGACCCTCGCCGCCGCGCTGCGGGAGCTCACCCGCAGCGGCGACGGTCTGGTCGTGCTGTGCGGCTCCGCCTACCGCAACCGCGGGATCGAGCCGTTGCTCGACGCCGTGGTGGCGTACCTGCCGTCCCCGCTCGACGTACCCGCCGTACGCGGCACGCACGACGGGGCGGAGCAGGAGCGGGCCGCCGACCCGGCGGGCCCGCTGGCGGCGCTCGCGTTCAAGGTGAACGCGACGACGACGGGACGACTGACGTACCTGCGGATCTATTCGGGAACGCTGGAGAGGGGGGACACGGTGTGGGACGCGGGAGCGGGGCGCACCGAGCGCGTCGGTCGGATCCTGCGGGTGCAGGCGGACCGGCACGAACGGCTGGACCGGGCGGTGGCGGGTGACATCGTGGCCGTCGCAGGGCTGAAGTCCGCCCGCGTCGGCGCCACGCTGTGCGCCCCCGGGGCTCCGCTCGTCCTCGAACCGCCGGGTGTCGCCGAGCCGGTCGTGTCCGTGGCCGTCGAGGCGCGCGGCGCCACCGACGGCGACCGGCTCGCCACGGCGCTGGCACGGCTCGCCGAGGAGGATCCGTCACTGGTGGTCCGGACCGACCCCGAGACCGGTCAGACCGTGCTGTCGGGCATGGGTGAACTGCACCTGGAGGTCGCGGTGGAGAAGCTCCGGCGCGCCCACGGGCTGGCGGTGACCGTCGGCCGGCCCCGGGTGTCCTACCGCGAGACGGTCGCCCGCGGGGTGTCCGGTCTGGTCTTCCGGCACGTCAAACAAGACGGTGGGGCGGGCCAGTTCGCCCATGTCGTCCTCGACGTGGAGCCGCTGGACCAGGCGGCCGGGTTCGAGTTCCGGTCCGCCGTGGTGGGCGGGCGGGTGCCGCAGGAGTACGTCCGCGCGGTCGAGGCCGGCTGCCGTGACGCCCTCGGCGACGGGCCGCTGGGCGGCCATCCGGTGACCGGGCTGCGCGTCACCCTGACCGACGGGGCGACCCATGTGAAGGACTCCTCGGAGACCGCCTTCCGCACGGCGGGCCGTCTGGGTCTGCGGGAAGCCCTGCGGGCCTGCGTGTCGGTGCTGCTCGAACCGGTTGTCGAGGTCACGGTCACCGTGCCCGACGACGCGGTCGGCGGTGTCCTCGGCGACCTGGCGGCCCGGCGCGGCCGGGTCTCCGGTTCGGTCGCGCGCGCCGGTACGGCGGCGGTCACCGCCACCGTGCCGCTGGCCGAACTCTTCGGCTACGCGACCCGGTTGCGCAGCCGCACCCAGGGCCGCGGCACCTTCACGGCCCGGCCCGCCGGTTACGCGCCGGCGCCGGCCGTGACGCCGGCGCGGTAG
- a CDS encoding DUF2254 domain-containing protein has product MGDWKTTAGSSPGRRPRALSPLREHLRDTFWFAPTAALVLVFVVWAGASAADEAILTALRDSGDKDAVRALHGIADDARTVVTTVSAAMMTFIGVVFSISLVAVQMAAGQLSPRVVPIFVRSRITKATFAVFLATFVLSLLVLASYDSEPDPTLVSSTPLIQSVLTSLMVGLSVVLFVMYVNSMLRLMRVGHVVDLITAESLRVVAELPPDGSADEADGLGPETARLAHHGSAGVLRDVNIARLVRTARRHGVVLRLIPGVGDFVVPGTPVFAVHGGPLTKGVAALHSHVSVSAERTFYQDLGFGLRQLSDIALRALSSSVNDPTTAVQAVDRILRFLAVVARRPLGAALHRDRKGAVRLVRPVPGWPELVDLALTEIRWAAVHSPQVTRRLLAGIDDLLRVVPADRREPLVRHRSLLVQAVERAVPEAADRAFALHPDRQGIG; this is encoded by the coding sequence ATGGGTGACTGGAAGACTACGGCCGGCTCGTCGCCGGGGCGGCGGCCCCGGGCGTTGTCACCGCTGCGGGAGCATCTGCGGGACACGTTCTGGTTCGCTCCCACCGCCGCCCTGGTGCTGGTGTTCGTGGTCTGGGCAGGGGCGTCGGCGGCGGACGAGGCGATCCTCACCGCGCTGCGTGACTCGGGTGACAAGGACGCCGTACGGGCTCTGCACGGGATCGCCGACGACGCGAGGACCGTCGTCACCACGGTCAGCGCGGCGATGATGACCTTCATCGGTGTGGTCTTCAGCATCTCGCTGGTCGCCGTGCAGATGGCCGCCGGGCAGCTCAGCCCCCGCGTCGTGCCGATCTTCGTGCGGAGCCGGATCACCAAGGCCACCTTCGCGGTGTTCCTGGCCACGTTCGTCCTGTCGCTGCTCGTCCTCGCCTCCTACGACAGCGAGCCCGACCCCACCCTGGTGTCCTCCACCCCGCTCATCCAGTCCGTCCTCACGTCGTTGATGGTGGGGCTGAGTGTGGTCCTCTTCGTGATGTACGTGAACTCGATGCTGCGGCTGATGCGGGTGGGGCACGTCGTGGATCTGATCACCGCGGAGTCGTTGCGGGTCGTCGCGGAGCTGCCGCCGGACGGGTCCGCCGACGAGGCGGACGGACTCGGGCCCGAGACCGCCCGTCTCGCCCATCACGGCAGCGCGGGGGTGCTGCGGGACGTCAACATCGCACGGCTCGTCCGTACGGCGCGGCGGCACGGCGTCGTGCTGCGGCTCATTCCCGGGGTCGGGGACTTCGTCGTGCCGGGCACTCCGGTGTTCGCCGTGCACGGGGGGCCGCTGACGAAGGGAGTGGCGGCGCTGCACTCCCATGTGTCGGTGAGCGCCGAGCGCACCTTCTACCAGGACCTCGGGTTCGGGCTGCGCCAGTTGTCGGACATCGCGCTGCGCGCCCTGTCGTCCTCCGTGAACGACCCGACGACAGCGGTGCAGGCCGTGGACCGCATCCTGCGGTTCCTGGCCGTGGTGGCGCGGCGTCCGCTCGGTGCCGCGCTGCACCGGGACCGGAAGGGCGCCGTACGGCTGGTGCGGCCCGTGCCGGGCTGGCCCGAACTCGTCGACCTCGCCCTGACCGAGATCCGGTGGGCCGCGGTGCACAGTCCGCAGGTCACCCGCCGGCTGCTGGCCGGGATCGACGATCTCCTCCGGGTCGTTCCGGCGGACCGCCGGGAGCCGCTGGTCCGGCATCGCTCGCTGCTGGTCCAGGCGGTGGAGCGGGCCGTGCCGGAGGCCGCGGACCGCGCGTTCGCACTGCACCCGGACCGGCAGGGCATCGGGTAG
- a CDS encoding aldehyde dehydrogenase family protein, with protein sequence MATTLTPKAGTSWTDAWRRCLAVAPEAFRDDRVLNLWNAAWQADGRALPATSPVDGSPVAGPPRLDRVAAHQAVRASLDQHRAWRHVALDERRARVAATLDALTEHRDLLALLLVWEIGKPWRLAQADVDRAIDGVRWYVDGIEPMLAGRAPLDGPVSNIASWNYPMSVLVHALLVQALAGNAVIAKTPTDGGVACLTLACALAAREGIPVTLVSGSGGELSEALVRAPEIGCVSFVGGRDTGAAVATAVADLGKRHVLEQEGLNTWGIWNHTDWDALTALVPKLFDYGKQRCTAYPRFVVQRELFDEFLAAYLPAVRTLRVGHPLAVEQRDDPYPQVDFGPVINAAKAKELHDQVAEAIDRGAVPLHRGKLSDARFLPGQDTSAYVQPVTLLNPPPSSPLHHAEPFGPVDTIVLVDTEAELLAAMNASNGALVATLSTDDRATFERLAPQIRAFKVGHGTPRSRGDRDELFGGFGASWRGAFVGGELLVRAVTRGPAGERLPGNFPDHHLMP encoded by the coding sequence ATGGCAACCACCCTCACCCCCAAGGCGGGCACGTCCTGGACCGACGCCTGGCGACGCTGTCTGGCCGTCGCTCCCGAGGCGTTCCGCGACGACCGCGTCCTGAACCTCTGGAACGCGGCCTGGCAGGCGGACGGCCGGGCCCTGCCCGCCACCAGTCCCGTCGACGGCAGCCCCGTCGCGGGCCCGCCGCGGCTGGACCGGGTCGCCGCCCACCAGGCCGTGCGCGCCTCCCTCGACCAGCACCGCGCCTGGCGGCACGTGGCCCTCGACGAACGCCGGGCCCGCGTCGCCGCCACCCTCGACGCGCTCACCGAACACCGTGACCTCCTCGCGCTCCTGCTCGTCTGGGAGATCGGCAAGCCCTGGCGGCTCGCGCAGGCCGACGTCGACCGGGCCATCGACGGAGTGCGGTGGTACGTCGACGGCATCGAGCCGATGCTCGCCGGTCGGGCCCCGCTGGACGGCCCGGTGTCCAACATCGCGAGCTGGAACTACCCGATGAGCGTGCTCGTGCACGCACTGCTGGTCCAGGCGCTGGCGGGCAACGCGGTCATCGCCAAGACCCCGACCGACGGCGGTGTCGCCTGCCTGACCCTGGCCTGCGCGCTCGCAGCCCGGGAGGGGATACCCGTCACTCTCGTCAGCGGCAGCGGAGGCGAGCTCTCGGAGGCGCTGGTGCGGGCGCCCGAGATCGGCTGCGTCTCCTTCGTCGGCGGCCGCGACACCGGCGCCGCGGTGGCCACGGCCGTCGCCGACCTCGGCAAACGGCACGTCCTGGAACAGGAGGGGCTCAACACCTGGGGCATCTGGAACCACACCGACTGGGACGCGCTGACGGCGCTCGTCCCCAAGCTCTTCGACTACGGCAAGCAGCGCTGCACGGCGTACCCGCGATTCGTCGTCCAGCGTGAGCTCTTCGACGAGTTCCTGGCGGCCTACCTCCCGGCGGTCCGCACGCTCCGGGTCGGCCACCCCCTCGCCGTCGAGCAGCGCGACGACCCCTACCCGCAGGTGGACTTCGGCCCGGTGATCAACGCGGCCAAGGCCAAGGAACTGCACGACCAGGTCGCCGAGGCGATCGACCGCGGCGCCGTACCGCTGCACCGCGGCAAGCTGTCCGACGCCCGTTTCCTGCCCGGTCAGGACACCTCGGCGTACGTGCAGCCGGTCACGCTCCTCAATCCGCCACCGTCCTCTCCGCTGCACCACGCGGAGCCGTTCGGCCCGGTCGACACCATCGTCCTGGTCGACACGGAGGCGGAGCTGCTGGCCGCGATGAACGCCTCCAACGGAGCCCTGGTGGCCACCCTGTCCACGGACGACCGGGCGACGTTCGAGCGGCTGGCCCCGCAGATCCGCGCGTTCAAGGTCGGGCACGGCACACCGCGTTCCCGGGGCGACCGCGACGAGTTGTTCGGCGGGTTCGGCGCGTCCTGGCGGGGCGCGTTCGTCGGCGGGGAACTCCTCGTGCGGGCCGTGACACGAGGCCCGGCGGGGGAGCGGCTGCCCGGGAACTTCCCGGACCACCACCTGATGCCGTGA
- the sucD gene encoding succinate--CoA ligase subunit alpha gives MAIYLTKWSKVLVQGMTGGEGMKHTRLMLAAGTDVVGGVNPRKAGRSVDFDDRAVPVFGSVDDGMRSTGADVSVVFVPPAFVKAAVVEAVDAGIGLVVVITEGVPVHDSVAFTAYARSRGTRIVGPNCPGLITPGQSNAGIIPADIAKPGRVGLVSKSGTLTYQLMYELRDTGFSTCVGIGGDPVVGTTHIDCLAAFQDDPDTELIVLIGEIGGDAEERAAAYIREHVTKPVVGYIAGFTAPEGRTMGHAGAIVSGSSGTARAKREALEAAGVGVGGTPTETARLVLARLETERDVTHS, from the coding sequence ATGGCCATCTACCTCACCAAGTGGAGCAAGGTCCTCGTCCAGGGCATGACCGGCGGTGAGGGCATGAAACACACCCGGTTGATGCTCGCGGCCGGCACGGACGTCGTCGGCGGTGTCAACCCGCGCAAGGCGGGCCGGAGTGTCGACTTCGACGACCGTGCGGTCCCCGTCTTCGGGTCGGTGGACGACGGTATGCGGTCGACCGGAGCCGATGTGTCCGTCGTGTTCGTCCCGCCCGCCTTCGTCAAGGCCGCCGTCGTGGAGGCCGTCGACGCGGGCATCGGCCTCGTGGTCGTCATCACGGAGGGCGTCCCGGTCCACGACTCCGTCGCCTTCACCGCGTACGCACGCTCCCGGGGCACCCGGATCGTCGGCCCCAACTGCCCGGGGCTGATCACCCCCGGGCAGTCCAACGCGGGCATCATTCCGGCCGACATCGCCAAGCCGGGCCGCGTCGGCCTGGTGTCGAAGTCCGGGACGCTCACCTACCAGCTCATGTACGAGCTGCGGGACACCGGCTTCTCGACCTGCGTCGGCATCGGCGGCGACCCGGTGGTGGGGACGACCCACATCGACTGCCTGGCCGCCTTCCAGGACGACCCCGACACCGAGCTGATCGTGCTCATCGGGGAGATCGGCGGTGACGCGGAGGAGCGCGCCGCCGCGTACATCCGCGAGCACGTCACCAAGCCCGTCGTCGGCTACATCGCCGGTTTCACGGCGCCGGAGGGCAGGACGATGGGTCACGCGGGCGCGATCGTCTCCGGCTCGTCCGGCACGGCACGGGCGAAGCGGGAGGCGCTGGAGGCGGCCGGCGTCGGGGTGGGCGGCACCCCCACGGAGACGGCCCGGCTGGTACTGGCCCGGCTGGAGACGGAGCGTGACGTCACTCATAGTTGA
- the sucC gene encoding ADP-forming succinate--CoA ligase subunit beta, giving the protein MDLYEHQARQLFEEHGIVVPRAEVTDSPARARRIARALGGRVVVKAQVKTGGRGKAGGVKMAADPAAAELTARQILGMDIKGHPVGTVMLAQPVDIESEFYVSYVLDRAAGRFLAIASAEGGMEIEEVAATRPEAVARVHIDPVEGVTSAKASEIAEAAGLPPRTVDVLVRLWQVLVREDALLVEVNPLVRTAQGQILALDGKVTLDDNARFRQARWGTQNTTHDDPLEAAAAAKGLNYVKLDGEVGVIGNGAGLVMSTLDVVAGCGARPANFLDIGGGASAQIMADGLSVVLSDPAVKSVLVNVFGGITACDAVADGIVRALETVRPTKPLVVRLDGNNAARGRAVLDGHAHPLVHQATTMDGAAREAARLAHAA; this is encoded by the coding sequence GTGGATCTCTACGAACACCAGGCAAGGCAACTCTTCGAGGAACACGGCATCGTGGTGCCGAGGGCGGAGGTCACCGACTCACCCGCCCGGGCACGCCGGATCGCCCGCGCGCTCGGGGGACGGGTCGTGGTCAAGGCCCAGGTGAAGACGGGCGGGCGGGGCAAGGCGGGCGGAGTGAAGATGGCCGCCGACCCCGCCGCCGCCGAACTCACGGCCCGTCAGATCCTCGGCATGGACATCAAGGGCCACCCGGTCGGCACGGTCATGCTGGCCCAACCCGTCGACATCGAGAGCGAGTTCTACGTCTCCTACGTCCTGGACCGGGCGGCCGGCCGCTTCCTCGCCATCGCCTCCGCGGAGGGTGGCATGGAGATCGAGGAGGTGGCGGCGACCAGGCCCGAGGCCGTGGCGCGGGTCCATATAGACCCGGTCGAGGGTGTCACCTCGGCGAAGGCGTCCGAGATCGCCGAGGCGGCCGGGCTGCCACCGCGGACGGTCGACGTCCTGGTACGCCTGTGGCAGGTGCTCGTCCGCGAGGACGCCCTCCTGGTCGAGGTCAACCCGCTCGTCCGCACCGCGCAGGGACAGATCCTGGCCCTCGACGGCAAGGTCACCCTCGACGACAACGCCCGCTTCCGCCAGGCCCGTTGGGGCACACAGAACACGACCCACGACGACCCGCTCGAGGCGGCCGCCGCCGCGAAGGGCCTCAACTACGTCAAGCTGGACGGAGAGGTGGGCGTCATCGGCAACGGCGCCGGCCTCGTCATGTCCACCCTCGACGTGGTCGCGGGCTGCGGTGCCCGCCCCGCCAACTTCCTCGACATCGGCGGCGGGGCCTCCGCCCAGATCATGGCCGACGGTCTGTCCGTCGTCCTCTCCGACCCGGCCGTGAAGTCCGTCCTCGTCAACGTCTTCGGCGGGATCACCGCCTGCGACGCGGTCGCGGACGGCATCGTCCGGGCCCTGGAGACCGTGCGGCCGACCAAGCCGCTCGTCGTGCGCCTCGACGGCAACAACGCGGCCCGCGGCCGAGCCGTCCTCGACGGCCACGCGCACCCGCTGGTCCACCAGGCCACCACCATGGACGGCGCCGCGCGCGAAGCCGCCCGACTCGCCCACGCTGCCTGA